TGCTAAGGCGAGAAATTCTCCGCTGGTTAGATCCAATGTCCCCTGCCTAATAAGCAAGTTAAAAATATTCCCAACCAGAGTTATGGGAATGAGGGCTGTCATGCAAAAGAAAGAAAAGCTATGTATTTAAGAGTTTTTGCCAGTGCCTAGAGGCAAATTAAATAAACATCTGATGTAGGTTGGGGAGCCACAAGAAAAGCGGGGGTTCCCCGTTAAGCGATGTGGGCTTTGAGGCACGAAATCCAACATTGACAATGGTTCGATGGGGTCTGCTTACGCCGTTATTAAAACCCTACTTTTACCCATACCTCATGCCCAATTCCGCTAGACTGGGGAGACGGGAAATTTTTTAGAGTCAATTGCAAAAAATGGCAACTTGGCGGTGTGTTAAGCAATGCGGAGCCTGCTGTCATCTAGATCCAGCCGAGCGTCCGGACTTGGATGAGTATCTCTCCTTTGAAGAGTTGCAGCTTTATTTAAGTATGGTTGGTCAAGACGGCTGGTGCGTAAATTTCGATCGCGACAGCCGCGAATGCCGGATTTACGCCGATAGACCGCGATTTTGCCGGGTTCTGCCGGATGTGTTCGAGGAATTGTACGGTGTTGAGTCACCAGAGTTGAACGACTTTGCGATTGAGTGTTGTCGCCAGCAGATTGAGGGGGTTTATGGCGATCGCAGTTTAGAAATGATCCGCTTTGATAGAGAAGTTGGTATCTGATCTTATAATTATCAAATTTTTCAACCCGTTTTCTTGTGGAAAACGGGTTTTTAATGAGAAAATGAAAAGAATATGAAAAATACACAGCGTTAAGCAAAACACCAGAGTGAAAACTTCCGCTTTGCCTCCTACCCTCACTACCTTAGAGCCTCCCTGCGACACTGCACCTCAAGTTAAACCAGCTACACCTAGAGCGATGGCTCAACCAGGAAGTTTTAAGCAAGGCTTCTGGGGAGTGTTCGGCTCTACGTTCTTAACCATCTTTCTGGCAGAAATGGGCGACAAAACCCAGGTGGCAACTCTGCTGATGAGCGCCCAATCCCAATCACCTGCGATCGTTTTTGCTGGTGCGGCGACGGCACTTATAGCTACCAGCTTAGTTGGGGTACTTTTAGGGCGATGGTTGGCAACTCGGATTTCTCCTAAAACGCTGAACTCGGCGGCTGCGGTAAGTTTGCTGTTTATTGCCGCATCGCTATTCTGGGAAATATTGCAATTTTAGTTTGAGTAATTTCAATCCATATTGGGGATTTTGACCCCCCGCCCAATTTAATTTCTACACAAAGCACTAAGTTATGAACTGGCAGCTTCTAGGAATCAGTTTCATCACAGTATTTTTAGCCGAAATTGGAGATAAAAGCAGTCTGGCAGCGATCGCCCTCGGTGGTAGCTCCAAATTTCCTCGCGCTGTGTTTCTCGGCTCTGTGACAGCACTGATTCTGGCTAGCTTGTTGGGAGTTTTGGCGGGGGAAGGAGCAGCAGAGTTATTGCCTGCGCGTCTGGTGAAAGCGATCGCCGCTATTGGCTTTACTGTAATGGCGGTGCGGCTGCTGTGGCCTTCTGCCGAAGTGCCCGAAGAACTGGAAGAAACGCCCTAAAAAAATAAGGTGGGCATTGCCCACCCTACTTTAATACTTAAAAAAATAAGGTGGGCATTGCCCACCCTAAAAATCTTAATTAAAATTAAACTTGCGGTAGCACCAGCCTAGAAGCGTGCCGCATCCTATCAGCTTCAGCGCTTCTAATATCCAGTAGCTTCCGTGCATGGTCGTCATTGCCGCAGGTGTAGCAGTTGGCTCGAACAGATTTAACTGCATCCCCATAGCACTCATTTGAGGGGTTAAAAAGTAGGTATAGATGATTGCGATCGCCAGAAGCAGCAGGGATAATAAAACCGACCTGCGGCCTTCTTGACTAGAAGTATTTTGATTATGTTTCAGAACCAATAAACCTGTCAACACCAAGGCTGCACACAGTAGCTCGATGCGATTAAAAATCCAGAAAATTGCATATGCTGCTGTTGCGAACCCTGCTCCGCTCATCATGCCCGTAGCGTAAAGAGTGGGCATGATCACTAAGTCTAAAACCAGACTGCCACTCAGCCAGAAGCCCAGGGCAAGCATGACGGTATTTTGCCATGCTGGTCGCTTTAATTCAATGCCAGAGATAGCGGCCATAGCTTTTCCTCTCCTTTTTGTCTTACTTTCAGCTTAGCGAATTATTTTTCCTTTAAATGTGAACTATTTTTACAATTTAATATCAAATAAAAGCATATATTTTTAGTAATTTACACCTATTTCTATTACTAAGAATTGTTAACAAGTCTTTAAAAGAAGGCTAATAAGTGAGTCGTGCTTATGTTTACCAGCTCCCCGACTTCTCCAAGAATTCGGGGAGCTGTAAGGTCTGACATCTCACAATTGTGCATAAAATTGCTATAGCCAAAGCTACAAGTGGTTTACAACTAAATTAAAGAAATTTGTATCAATCCATGCGTGGCTCAACCATATTCGCAGCGACCCTAGCAGTAACCGCAGGTCTTTGGGGGGTATCTACCCCACCAACAAGGGCAATTCAGCTCGCAGATGGAACAGTCCACTTTGAGAAGGCTCCTGAATTAGTTGCAGCCACAACCACGTTTAACAGCGTTGATGTGTGGGGTGCGACGTACTTTTTTACCATCGCTGTGCCTTTCAATGCAGGCGAACCGTTGCAACGAGTGACAATCGCGCAAATCGAAGGATTAGATAATATCCGATATAACCTGAAAGACAGCTACGCCTTTGAGGGGAAGCGATCGCGTGAAGGGAAGAAAGTAAAACTAGGAGAAGTAAGCATAGATCGCGACAAGCGCACGGTTTCGGTCAACTTTGACCCGCCAGTGCCACCAGGTAAAACCGTTACGATCGCGCTTCGTCCCGTCCGCAACCCGTTTTCCAGTGGCGTGTATCTTTTTGGCGTCACGGCTTTTCCGGCTGGTGAGAAAGCCTACGGTTTATATTTGGGTGTCGGACGCATGCACTTCTACCGACGAGGGGGCTTTTTTGGTTTTTATTAAGTATGTAAATAAAAAGCGCTCTCCAAGAAGGGGGCGCTTTTTGCTTTGGGTTATATATTTGCATGGCTAGGAAAGTACCGAAGAAATACGGAAAGGTTTTTAAGGAACAATTTGGTAAAAGTATTCATAATGATAGATATTTTAAAAATATAAATGTAATATGTCCAGATTGTTCGATGCTCCATCGCCAACCCAGGTATGTATGCTTCAAACTGAGCCATGGATCGGTAGGATTTTTAACGAAATACAACAAGTGGTGCGATCGCTGGACGCTACTAGCTATGAATTAATTTACGTTAATTCAGCAGTCGAGAAGATCTATGGGCGGCAAGCCAGCGAATTTTACGATAACTCAGAGTTGTGGCTGCAAGCAATAGACCCTAGCGAGCGATCGCGCGTTTTGGAATCACTTGCAAGAGTACTCGAAGTTGGCACAGTTGAGACGGAGTACCATATTATTCGACCAGACGGCGAAACGCGCCTAGTTCGCGACAAGTTTTGGCTAATCGAA
The Microcoleus sp. FACHB-831 genome window above contains:
- a CDS encoding YkgJ family cysteine cluster protein; amino-acid sequence: MATWRCVKQCGACCHLDPAERPDLDEYLSFEELQLYLSMVGQDGWCVNFDRDSRECRIYADRPRFCRVLPDVFEELYGVESPELNDFAIECCRQQIEGVYGDRSLEMIRFDREVGI
- a CDS encoding TMEM165/GDT1 family protein — encoded protein: MKTSALPPTLTTLEPPCDTAPQVKPATPRAMAQPGSFKQGFWGVFGSTFLTIFLAEMGDKTQVATLLMSAQSQSPAIVFAGAATALIATSLVGVLLGRWLATRISPKTLNSAAAVSLLFIAASLFWEILQF
- a CDS encoding TMEM165/GDT1 family protein, whose product is MNWQLLGISFITVFLAEIGDKSSLAAIALGGSSKFPRAVFLGSVTALILASLLGVLAGEGAAELLPARLVKAIAAIGFTVMAVRLLWPSAEVPEELEETP
- a CDS encoding DUF4149 domain-containing protein, with the protein product MAAISGIELKRPAWQNTVMLALGFWLSGSLVLDLVIMPTLYATGMMSGAGFATAAYAIFWIFNRIELLCAALVLTGLLVLKHNQNTSSQEGRRSVLLSLLLLAIAIIYTYFLTPQMSAMGMQLNLFEPTATPAAMTTMHGSYWILEALKLIGCGTLLGWCYRKFNFN
- a CDS encoding DUF2808 domain-containing protein, with the translated sequence MRGSTIFAATLAVTAGLWGVSTPPTRAIQLADGTVHFEKAPELVAATTTFNSVDVWGATYFFTIAVPFNAGEPLQRVTIAQIEGLDNIRYNLKDSYAFEGKRSREGKKVKLGEVSIDRDKRTVSVNFDPPVPPGKTVTIALRPVRNPFSSGVYLFGVTAFPAGEKAYGLYLGVGRMHFYRRGGFFGFY